The proteins below come from a single Candidatus Cloacimonadaceae bacterium genomic window:
- a CDS encoding glycine--tRNA ligase subunit alpha, translating to MNFADIIITLQQYWAKQGCNLVQPYDIEMGAGTFHPATFFGALGSKPVSIAYPQACRRPKDGRYGENPNRLQHYYQFQVIIKPCPEDIQNLYLKSLSAIGVEIEKHDIRFVEDDWESPTLGAWGLGWEVWLDGMEISQFTYFQQVAGMNLFPVSVELTYGLERLAMYIQDIDDYRDLKWNDNTRYGELFFNREVEFSDYNFNAADTALLFDLFSDYQKECVALLKKRLVYPAYDSLLRCSHTFNLLDARGVISVTERAAYIAKIRNLARETAEAYLEKYENAAKETP from the coding sequence ATGAACTTCGCTGATATCATCATCACCCTGCAACAATATTGGGCAAAGCAAGGCTGCAACTTGGTTCAGCCCTATGACATCGAAATGGGAGCCGGCACCTTTCATCCGGCAACCTTCTTTGGCGCCCTGGGCTCGAAACCGGTTTCCATCGCCTATCCGCAAGCCTGCCGTCGTCCAAAAGACGGACGTTATGGCGAAAATCCCAATCGCCTGCAACACTATTATCAGTTTCAAGTGATCATCAAACCCTGTCCCGAAGACATCCAAAACCTATATCTGAAAAGCCTTTCCGCCATCGGAGTGGAGATCGAAAAACACGACATCCGCTTCGTTGAGGATGATTGGGAATCCCCCACATTGGGCGCCTGGGGACTGGGTTGGGAAGTGTGGCTGGACGGCATGGAGATCAGTCAATTTACATATTTTCAACAGGTTGCGGGGATGAATCTCTTCCCGGTGAGCGTGGAACTGACCTACGGTCTCGAACGCCTGGCGATGTATATTCAGGATATCGACGACTATCGCGATCTGAAGTGGAACGACAATACCCGCTATGGCGAACTCTTTTTCAACCGGGAAGTGGAGTTTTCAGACTATAACTTCAACGCTGCGGACACCGCTCTGCTCTTTGATCTCTTCTCTGATTACCAAAAGGAATGCGTCGCGCTGCTGAAAAAAAGGCTCGTCTATCCCGCTTACGACAGTCTGCTACGCTGTTCCCACACCTTCAATCTGTTGGACGCCCGCGGTGTGATCAGCGTCACCGAACGCGCCGCCTATATCGCCAAGATCCGTAATCTGGCACGCGAAACGGCAGAGGCCTATCTGGAAAAATATGAAAACGCCGCCAAGGAGACACCATGA